In a genomic window of Williamwhitmania sp.:
- a CDS encoding cadherin domain-containing protein produces PTVTTQAVSSIAATTATGNGNITNLGVPNPTAYGVCWNTTGTPTTSDSKVDKGAASATGAFTASMTSLTANTTYYVRAFATNTAGTSYGAEVSFTTSPIAPTVTTQAVSSIAATTATGNGNITNLGVPNPTAYGVCWNTTGTPTASDSKVDNGAASATGAFTASMTSLTQNTTYYVRAYATNTAGTSYGTEVSFTTLTINNAPTDIDLSASAIDENVAANSTVGTLSTTDPDAGDTFTYTLVAGSGSTDNASFNISVSSLRITASPDFETKSSYSVRVRTTDQGGLYYEKAFTISIIDQNDVVPVVTAGQNLSIDENLANGTSVGTLVATDGDVTPTIFQGWTIVSGNTGNAFVINPATGEITVANSAALDRETIDAFTLMVTVTDGVNTSAQMSVTISLNDLNDVAPVITAGQSFSVDENLANGTSVGTLVATDGDVTPTTFQGWAIVSGNTGNAFAINPSTGEITVANSAALDRETIDAFTLMVTVTDGVNTSAQQSVTISLNDLNDVAPVIAANQLFPVAELAANGTVVGTISATDGDVTPTTTFQSWTIVSGNTDGAFSLDASTGELTVANSAALDHNTNPIFSLSVSVSDGVNTSAAQTVTVTVGNLNVTAPVITADQSFSIDENSSNGTVVGTVQATDADPVPTTLQDWTITGGNTNNAFGIDASTGEITVTNTTALDRETTAEFTLTLTVSDGLNTSNPQTVTVTLNDVNDVTPIVTPDQSFSIDEKSPSGTVIGTVVATDGDVTPTTFQDWTISTNADPNGNTIPAFSIDPATGELAVNDPLDLVYETTPNFTIYVTVSDGVQTSLPEAVSIHLNNTTGIEEVTNGNVKAYPNPAINDLFVESTPGNIISIVTLTGETIYNGIIESTITTIDVSRFKQGMYILKVSGEKGTSTRMIVVE; encoded by the coding sequence CACCAACGGTTACCACGCAAGCTGTAAGCTCCATAGCCGCCACAACAGCTACCGGAAATGGGAACATTACCAACCTTGGTGTGCCAAATCCAACCGCCTACGGGGTATGCTGGAACACCACCGGTACGCCGACGACTTCGGATAGCAAGGTGGACAAAGGGGCTGCTTCTGCTACTGGTGCGTTCACCGCTTCCATGACCAGCTTGACGGCCAACACCACCTACTACGTCAGGGCATTTGCTACAAATACTGCTGGTACAAGCTATGGCGCAGAGGTGTCCTTCACCACAAGCCCAATTGCACCAACGGTTACCACGCAAGCTGTAAGCTCCATAGCCGCCACAACAGCTACCGGAAATGGGAACATTACCAACCTTGGTGTGCCAAATCCAACCGCCTACGGAGTATGCTGGAACACCACCGGTACGCCGACGGCTTCGGATAGCAAGGTGGACAATGGTGCCGCATCGGCCACAGGGGCATTTACAGCATCTATGACTTCTTTAACTCAAAATACCACATATTATGTACGTGCTTATGCAACTAATACTGCAGGTACTTCATATGGAACAGAAGTTAGTTTCACAACATTAACTATTAATAACGCCCCAACCGACATCGACTTATCGGCTAGCGCAATTGACGAAAACGTTGCAGCCAACTCCACTGTTGGCACCTTGAGCACCACCGATCCGGATGCAGGTGACACCTTTACCTATACGTTGGTGGCTGGCTCAGGCAGCACCGATAACGCCTCCTTCAACATCAGCGTGAGCAGCTTGCGAATCACGGCTAGCCCAGATTTTGAAACCAAGAGCAGCTACAGCGTGCGAGTGCGCACCACCGATCAGGGTGGACTTTATTACGAGAAGGCTTTCACCATCTCCATTATCGACCAGAACGACGTAGTTCCGGTGGTTACGGCAGGTCAGAACTTATCCATTGACGAGAACCTCGCCAACGGCACTTCCGTGGGAACCCTCGTGGCCACCGACGGGGACGTTACCCCCACCATCTTCCAAGGATGGACCATCGTGAGCGGGAACACTGGAAACGCCTTTGTTATTAACCCGGCTACCGGGGAAATAACAGTGGCCAACAGCGCTGCCCTTGACCGCGAAACTATCGATGCATTCACCCTCATGGTGACCGTGACCGACGGCGTGAACACCAGCGCACAGATGAGCGTTACCATCAGCCTAAACGACCTAAACGACGTGGCTCCGGTGATTACTGCTGGTCAGAGCTTCTCCGTTGATGAGAACCTCGCCAACGGAACTTCCGTGGGAACCCTCGTGGCCACAGATGGGGACGTGACCCCCACCACCTTCCAAGGATGGGCCATCGTGAGCGGGAACACTGGAAACGCCTTTGCTATTAACCCGTCTACCGGGGAAATAACAGTGGCCAACAGCGCTGCACTCGACCGCGAGACCATTGATGCATTCACCCTCATGGTGACCGTGACCGACGGCGTAAACACCAGCGCACAGCAGAGTGTTACCATCAGCCTCAACGACCTAAACGACGTGGCTCCGGTGATAGCCGCCAACCAACTATTTCCTGTTGCTGAGCTCGCGGCAAATGGAACTGTTGTTGGCACCATTAGCGCCACCGACGGCGATGTTACACCTACCACCACCTTCCAGAGCTGGACGATAGTAAGCGGCAACACCGATGGAGCATTCAGCCTCGATGCCTCAACTGGAGAACTCACAGTTGCCAATAGCGCTGCACTCGACCATAACACAAATCCTATATTTTCGCTCTCCGTTTCGGTGAGTGATGGGGTAAATACCAGTGCCGCTCAAACGGTAACCGTAACGGTAGGCAATCTCAACGTCACCGCACCGGTTATTACTGCCGATCAGTCCTTCTCCATCGATGAAAACTCGAGCAACGGAACGGTAGTTGGTACTGTACAGGCAACCGATGCTGACCCAGTTCCTACTACGCTTCAAGACTGGACTATTACCGGAGGAAATACCAACAATGCCTTTGGCATCGACGCCTCAACGGGTGAAATAACGGTGACAAACACTACCGCACTCGATAGAGAAACAACGGCAGAGTTCACCTTAACCCTAACGGTAAGCGATGGTCTGAACACAAGTAATCCGCAAACGGTTACCGTTACGCTGAACGATGTAAACGATGTAACTCCAATTGTTACACCAGATCAATCATTCAGTATAGATGAAAAATCCCCTAGCGGAACAGTAATAGGCACGGTAGTAGCCACTGACGGTGATGTTACGCCAACCACCTTCCAAGACTGGACCATATCAACCAATGCTGACCCCAATGGAAATACCATTCCGGCATTCAGCATCGATCCTGCTACCGGTGAATTGGCTGTCAACGACCCCTTAGATTTGGTTTACGAGACAACCCCAAATTTTACCATCTATGTTACTGTTAGCGATGGAGTACAAACAAGTTTACCTGAAGCTGTCAGCATACATCTTAACAACACAACAGGAATTGAAGAGGTAACCAACGGCAACGTTAAGGCTTATCCTAATCCTGCCATCAATGACCTGTTTGTTGAATCAACACCTGGTAATATAATCTCCATTGTTACTCTAACAGGAGAGACCATATACAATGGAATTATTGAAAGCACTATTACCACCATTGATGTGTCGAGATTTAAACAAGGAATGTATATTCTGAAGGTTTCTGGTGAAAAAGGAACCAGCACCAGAATGATAGTGGTTGAATAA
- a CDS encoding SDR family oxidoreductase — MKKILITGATGNLGKEVVNFLLRKGDKKAVVALARNESNASDLIAKGIEVRIGDYDSYPSLVKAFSGIDKLYFVSGSDVVKRGAQHKNVVKAAKECGVKHVVYTSFQRSNETASSPIAMVARVHLDTEQMLKESGMAYTILKHTLYLDMLPMFMGDKVLETGTIFLPAGEGKVSYVLRKDLAEAAANILLSSGHENKIYEFSASTSISFKEIAAVLADLSGKTIKYVSPSQEEFQQAMSNAGVPAEIIGTVTAFCGGIKQGEFDHPTATLTEILQREPVSVKDYLADAYHLA; from the coding sequence ATGAAAAAGATTTTGATTACAGGTGCTACAGGAAATCTTGGTAAGGAGGTAGTGAATTTCTTGCTTAGGAAAGGAGACAAGAAAGCAGTTGTAGCATTGGCTCGTAATGAAAGTAATGCTTCCGACCTTATAGCAAAGGGTATTGAGGTGAGGATAGGTGACTATGATAGCTATCCTTCACTCGTTAAAGCATTTTCAGGTATTGACAAGCTCTACTTTGTTTCTGGAAGTGATGTTGTAAAACGTGGTGCACAGCATAAAAATGTGGTAAAGGCAGCAAAAGAGTGTGGTGTAAAGCATGTGGTTTACACCAGCTTTCAGCGAAGCAATGAAACAGCCAGCTCTCCCATTGCCATGGTGGCTCGCGTTCATCTGGATACGGAACAAATGCTCAAGGAATCGGGAATGGCCTACACCATTTTGAAACATACCCTTTACCTGGATATGTTACCCATGTTTATGGGGGATAAGGTGCTCGAAACCGGAACTATCTTTCTACCAGCAGGTGAAGGGAAAGTCTCTTACGTTTTGCGGAAGGACCTCGCAGAGGCGGCAGCAAATATTCTACTTTCCAGCGGGCATGAAAATAAGATTTATGAGTTTTCAGCATCAACATCTATTTCATTTAAGGAGATTGCAGCAGTGCTCGCAGATCTTTCTGGAAAAACTATCAAGTATGTTTCTCCAAGTCAAGAGGAATTTCAACAAGCAATGTCAAATGCGGGTGTACCAGCTGAAATCATTGGAACGGTTACTGCCTTTTGTGGAGGAATAAAACAGGGAGAGTTTGACCATCCTACGGCCACATTAACGGAGATTCTGCAGCGAGAACCAGTCTCAGTGAAGGATTACCTAGCAGATGCCTACCACTTGGCATAG
- a CDS encoding helix-turn-helix domain-containing protein, translating into MSLEKFSKIDQCPIRNVLDRFGDKWSILVLLLLSEQGTMRFSAINSAIVDISQKMLTVTLRTLEADGLIARQIYPQIPPKVEYSLTERGSSLIPLIRQLAAWAVENMQSIKASREAFETKSA; encoded by the coding sequence ATGAGCCTAGAAAAATTTTCAAAAATTGACCAATGCCCAATTCGAAATGTGCTGGATCGATTTGGGGATAAGTGGTCAATACTTGTTTTGTTACTGCTAAGCGAGCAGGGCACCATGCGTTTCAGTGCAATCAACAGTGCCATAGTGGATATATCTCAAAAAATGCTGACCGTCACGCTTCGCACCCTCGAGGCCGATGGATTGATTGCTAGGCAGATTTACCCACAAATACCACCAAAAGTGGAATACAGTCTCACGGAAAGGGGTAGTAGCCTTATTCCTTTGATACGGCAACTTGCAGCATGGGCCGTGGAAAATATGCAATCGATAAAGGCTTCGCGTGAAGCATTTGAAACCAAAAGTGCATAA
- a CDS encoding pseudouridine synthase codes for MGSKFKYYKIYKPFGMMSQFSRENSNPTLADLDFAFPKDVYPVGRLDHDSEGLLLLTNDTALNKMLLSPKNMHRRTYWVQVEGEISPEAIAKLCAGVEINLKGVRYRTLPAVVHAIPAPELPERIPPIRFRLTVPTSWVSITLTEGKNRQVRRMTAAVGFPTLRLVRASIESIMLGQMQPGEVVEILQWDKKSILGSIS; via the coding sequence ATGGGAAGCAAATTTAAATACTATAAAATCTACAAGCCTTTTGGCATGATGTCGCAGTTTAGCCGCGAGAACAGCAATCCTACCCTAGCCGACCTTGACTTTGCATTCCCAAAGGATGTGTATCCGGTTGGCCGACTCGACCACGACAGCGAAGGGCTGCTGCTCCTTACAAACGATACTGCTCTCAACAAAATGCTGCTTTCACCCAAAAACATGCACCGTCGAACTTACTGGGTTCAAGTAGAAGGTGAAATTTCTCCAGAGGCGATTGCCAAGCTATGTGCAGGGGTTGAGATAAATTTAAAGGGAGTTAGGTATAGAACCTTGCCTGCAGTGGTTCATGCAATTCCTGCTCCAGAGCTACCCGAACGCATTCCTCCCATTCGCTTTAGGTTAACGGTTCCCACCTCGTGGGTAAGCATAACGCTCACAGAGGGTAAAAATAGGCAGGTGAGGCGAATGACTGCCGCTGTTGGATTTCCAACGTTGCGATTGGTCAGGGCTTCCATTGAAAGTATAATGCTAGGTCAGATGCAGCCGGGAGAGGTGGTGGAAATATTACAATGGGACAAAAAATCTATTTTAGGAAGTATCTCTTGA
- a CDS encoding acyl-CoA carboxylase subunit beta, producing MNQKKKYSFLENINQQAELGGGEARVKKLHESGRKTARERISILIDPGTFVEIDKLVTHRATDFGMASQKIPGDGIITGYGKIDGRLVYVFAQDFTVFGGSLSRANADKVVKVMDLAMRMGAPLIGLNDSGGARIQEGVESLAGYADIFYRNVMASGVIPQISVILGPCAGGAVYSPALTDFILMVKDSSCMFVTGPEVIKSVTHEEVSKEDLGGATTHNTKSGVAHFVANDDEMAMVLVRELLTFLPSNNMEDPPIKPSLDSIHRAETKLRNMVPDDPNKPYDIKEIITTVVDDNHFFEVQPFYAENIVIGFARLGGRSVGVVANQPAVLAGALDINASVKAARFVRFCDGFNIPLITFVDVPGFMPGTEQEFGGVIRHGAKLLYAYAEATVPKITVILRKAYGGAYDVMSSKHLGADINYAWPTAEIAVMGPDGAVSILHKNKLDEKARAEAVEDYRDKFANPYKAAALGYVDEVIFPEQTRLKLYQALEMAQNKNISNPPKKHGNIPL from the coding sequence ATGAACCAAAAAAAGAAATATAGTTTTCTGGAAAATATCAACCAGCAGGCTGAACTTGGCGGAGGCGAAGCGCGCGTTAAAAAGTTGCATGAGTCTGGTAGAAAAACAGCCCGGGAGCGGATCAGTATTCTTATCGACCCCGGCACTTTTGTTGAAATTGACAAGCTGGTTACCCACCGGGCAACCGACTTTGGGATGGCATCTCAGAAAATACCTGGAGATGGAATCATCACCGGTTATGGAAAAATTGATGGTAGGCTTGTTTACGTTTTCGCCCAAGATTTTACCGTTTTTGGAGGTTCGTTGAGCCGGGCCAATGCCGATAAGGTGGTTAAAGTAATGGACCTAGCTATGCGCATGGGTGCTCCACTTATCGGGCTAAACGATTCAGGGGGTGCTCGTATCCAGGAAGGGGTGGAAAGCCTCGCTGGCTATGCCGATATATTTTACCGTAACGTAATGGCATCAGGGGTAATACCACAAATTTCGGTTATCCTTGGGCCATGTGCCGGAGGTGCCGTTTATTCTCCTGCACTAACAGATTTCATACTTATGGTGAAAGACTCTTCGTGCATGTTTGTTACAGGGCCAGAGGTAATAAAGTCTGTTACGCACGAGGAGGTGAGCAAGGAGGATTTGGGCGGGGCCACTACCCATAATACCAAAAGTGGTGTGGCTCATTTTGTAGCCAATGACGATGAAATGGCTATGGTGCTCGTTCGGGAGCTGCTTACTTTTCTCCCATCGAATAACATGGAGGATCCACCAATAAAGCCAAGCCTTGATTCCATCCATAGGGCTGAAACAAAGCTCAGGAACATGGTTCCTGACGATCCCAACAAACCATATGATATTAAGGAAATCATCACAACGGTGGTGGATGACAACCACTTCTTTGAGGTCCAGCCATTCTATGCCGAAAACATCGTAATTGGCTTTGCTCGCTTGGGTGGACGCTCGGTTGGCGTTGTGGCCAATCAACCTGCCGTGCTTGCTGGTGCACTCGACATCAATGCATCAGTTAAGGCCGCACGGTTTGTTCGCTTTTGCGATGGATTCAACATTCCGCTGATCACCTTTGTTGATGTTCCAGGATTTATGCCTGGAACGGAGCAGGAGTTTGGTGGGGTAATTCGTCATGGTGCCAAGTTGCTTTATGCCTATGCTGAGGCAACCGTTCCCAAGATTACCGTTATTCTGAGAAAGGCTTATGGCGGTGCATACGATGTGATGTCGAGCAAGCATCTTGGGGCTGATATTAACTACGCTTGGCCAACGGCTGAAATCGCAGTGATGGGGCCCGATGGTGCTGTGAGCATTCTCCACAAGAATAAGTTGGACGAAAAGGCTCGTGCTGAAGCGGTGGAGGATTACCGTGATAAGTTTGCCAATCCATACAAGGCTGCTGCTTTGGGTTATGTCGACGAGGTAATATTCCCTGAGCAGACGCGACTTAAACTGTATCAGGCGCTGGAAATGGCCCAAAACAAGAACATATCAAACCCTCCCAAGAAGCATGGAAACATTCCGCTTTAA
- a CDS encoding biotin/lipoyl-containing protein yields the protein MSYEVRLNKRIAQVDLLSQEGSLAKISIDGKEYEADIIMVEQGVYSILLNGRSYNVELFPGERPKTYTINTKRDAFDAEIIDAEARYRMNTSTSISTDSDKILVSPMPGKVVKVLVAVGDEVVVGQPLIVVSAMKMESEFRSKVDGIVSEVRVNEGDTVEGRQIMVIID from the coding sequence ATGTCATACGAAGTTCGTTTAAACAAAAGAATTGCTCAGGTTGACTTACTAAGCCAGGAGGGTAGCCTTGCCAAGATTTCCATTGATGGTAAGGAGTATGAAGCCGACATCATCATGGTGGAGCAGGGAGTATACTCCATTCTACTCAATGGGCGCTCCTACAACGTGGAGTTGTTTCCTGGGGAGCGCCCCAAAACTTACACCATCAATACCAAACGTGATGCATTTGATGCCGAGATTATTGATGCAGAGGCAAGGTATCGCATGAATACAAGCACCAGCATCTCCACCGATTCCGACAAGATACTGGTTTCACCCATGCCCGGCAAGGTAGTAAAGGTCCTCGTTGCTGTTGGCGATGAGGTAGTAGTTGGCCAACCGCTAATAGTGGTTTCGGCCATGAAGATGGAAAGTGAATTCCGCTCCAAGGTTGACGGAATTGTTTCAGAAGTCAGGGTAAATGAGGGCGATACCGTTGAGGGTCGCCAAATAATGGTCATCATTGACTAG
- the accC gene encoding acetyl-CoA carboxylase biotin carboxylase subunit, translating to MIKKLLVANRGEIAVRVMRSAKEMGLKTVAVYSEVDRTALHVRYADEAYFIGPAPSAQSYLAMENILEVAKACGADAIHPGYGFLSENALFATRCAEEGIAFIGPSPEAINAMGDKLRARQAMIAAGVPVVPGTTEGIKSEAEALKVAEEIGYPIMVKASAGGGGKGMRLVKKRSELASAIRASKSEAKSAFGDDTIYIEKYIESPHHIEFQILADKHGNTIHLFERECSVQRRHQKVVEETPSPLLTPEVRAEMGEKAIAAAKAVGYYGAGTIEFIAGDDLSYYFLEMNTRLQVEHPITERVTGKDLVKEQIRIANGEVLSFGLDDIRQFGHAIECRIYAEDPANGFMPSPGTIKHLTEPLGTGVRHDGYVYEGYEIPIYYDPMISKLIVWGQDREEAIERMRSALHSYKITGVKTNLRFLERIMECGDFKTGKYTTHFIEQHLTELLTNPELDVESEDVAIMTVFIDYLNAIENAGPTKPVGTRGNLWKEYGRRRSLLRL from the coding sequence ATGATTAAAAAGTTGTTAGTAGCCAACAGAGGTGAGATTGCTGTACGCGTTATGCGCTCGGCCAAGGAGATGGGATTAAAGACTGTGGCTGTATACTCAGAAGTTGATCGTACAGCCCTTCACGTGAGGTATGCCGATGAAGCATACTTCATCGGCCCCGCACCTTCAGCTCAGAGTTATCTTGCCATGGAAAATATTTTAGAGGTGGCAAAGGCATGTGGAGCCGACGCCATCCACCCAGGCTATGGATTTTTGAGTGAGAATGCTCTATTTGCCACACGTTGTGCCGAAGAAGGCATTGCTTTTATTGGACCGTCGCCAGAGGCAATAAATGCCATGGGCGATAAGTTGCGAGCACGGCAGGCTATGATTGCTGCTGGTGTACCGGTGGTTCCTGGCACAACTGAAGGGATTAAGTCAGAAGCCGAAGCCTTAAAGGTAGCCGAGGAGATTGGCTATCCAATAATGGTTAAAGCCTCTGCAGGTGGTGGTGGAAAGGGAATGCGTCTAGTGAAAAAGCGCAGCGAGCTGGCCTCTGCCATCAGGGCCTCTAAATCTGAGGCCAAATCAGCCTTTGGCGACGATACTATTTATATAGAGAAGTATATCGAATCGCCGCACCACATCGAATTTCAAATTCTGGCCGACAAGCACGGCAATACCATCCACCTGTTCGAGCGCGAATGCTCCGTTCAGCGTCGTCACCAAAAGGTAGTAGAAGAAACACCATCACCGCTTCTTACCCCAGAGGTTAGGGCTGAGATGGGAGAGAAGGCAATTGCCGCTGCAAAAGCCGTTGGATACTACGGTGCAGGAACCATTGAGTTCATTGCTGGGGATGACCTTAGCTACTACTTCTTGGAGATGAATACCCGCCTACAGGTGGAGCATCCAATCACAGAGAGGGTTACCGGTAAAGACCTCGTTAAGGAGCAAATCCGTATCGCCAATGGAGAGGTTCTTTCCTTTGGTTTAGACGACATTCGACAATTTGGCCATGCCATTGAGTGCCGCATTTATGCGGAAGACCCTGCCAATGGATTTATGCCTAGCCCCGGAACCATTAAGCACCTTACCGAGCCTTTGGGCACAGGGGTTAGGCACGATGGTTATGTTTACGAGGGGTACGAAATTCCAATCTACTATGACCCTATGATCTCGAAGCTTATTGTTTGGGGTCAGGACAGAGAGGAGGCTATAGAACGAATGCGCAGTGCACTTCACTCCTATAAGATTACAGGAGTGAAAACGAACCTTCGATTTCTGGAGCGCATCATGGAATGTGGCGACTTCAAAACAGGAAAATACACCACACACTTCATTGAGCAGCACCTAACAGAGCTCCTAACCAATCCTGAACTCGATGTTGAGTCGGAGGATGTGGCCATTATGACGGTTTTTATTGACTATCTCAATGCAATTGAGAATGCAGGACCTACTAAGCCAGTTGGAACGAGGGGCAATTTGTGGAAGGAGTATGGACGTAGGCGAAGTCTCCTGCGGTTGTAG
- a CDS encoding carboxypeptidase-like regulatory domain-containing protein, whose product MKQIRQQAARRSLKAMLLIVILSIWSQGNAQDDPLQKLITIPSQHTTLYQALNTISDITGYYFIYDSEVVNSDKKVNLSANNETLAAVIKRILGNENLNFRVVEKHILIYRVDDLHDHSNTANQPHDSITAIEIRGKVVDKETHKPLPYVSIGIVKIGLGTVTNTDGDFVLMVPPKAKRESITISHIGYKQVSCPVSIFQEHRLVFYLETQYISIQEVLIKPIDPVAVIKQAMELRSTNYSIDPIYLTAFYREGIEKNKSYLSYSEAVFKIYKTSCLKSPDLDQVKLLKGRKMISQDQRDTLTIKMKAGINASLLLDVVKSIPDFLDEEYLKDYRYEESDIVSMDSSSAYAIEFHQKEDVTDPLFKGVIYVDVKSHAIVGVDFEVNPDYIDKITNQLVVKKSRKIKVIPEKVAYSVHYQKWNGKYYLSHLRGDIFLRVRKHHRLFASTYHTYFEMATIQRDSINVQRFPRQDVVRPFIVFSDANYTYDPSFWGDYSYIEPEENLSQALSRVAPKIEMVNGK is encoded by the coding sequence TTGAAACAAATTAGACAACAAGCAGCTCGCCGATCATTGAAAGCGATGCTGCTTATTGTCATTCTTTCTATTTGGTCTCAAGGCAATGCGCAGGACGATCCACTTCAAAAGCTAATTACAATACCCAGTCAGCACACCACCCTTTACCAAGCGCTGAACACTATTTCAGATATCACTGGCTACTACTTCATCTACGATAGCGAGGTAGTAAACAGTGACAAGAAGGTGAATTTGAGTGCCAATAACGAAACCTTAGCAGCAGTTATTAAAAGAATCCTTGGAAATGAGAATCTCAACTTCAGGGTAGTTGAGAAGCATATTTTAATTTACAGGGTCGATGATTTGCACGATCATTCAAACACCGCTAACCAACCTCACGATTCGATTACTGCCATTGAAATAAGGGGAAAAGTTGTTGATAAGGAAACACATAAACCATTGCCCTACGTTTCGATAGGGATTGTTAAAATAGGATTGGGAACGGTTACCAACACCGATGGGGATTTTGTGCTCATGGTCCCTCCAAAGGCCAAAAGGGAGAGTATTACTATTTCGCACATTGGATATAAGCAAGTAAGCTGTCCGGTAAGCATATTTCAAGAACATAGGTTGGTGTTCTACCTTGAAACACAATATATTTCAATACAGGAGGTTCTTATTAAACCCATAGATCCGGTAGCCGTCATCAAGCAGGCCATGGAGCTCCGTTCTACCAATTATTCAATTGATCCAATATATCTGACCGCTTTTTACCGTGAAGGGATAGAAAAGAACAAAAGTTACCTCAGCTATTCCGAAGCAGTGTTTAAGATTTATAAGACATCTTGCCTGAAAAGTCCAGATTTAGACCAGGTTAAGTTGCTAAAGGGTAGGAAAATGATTAGTCAGGATCAACGTGATACGCTTACCATAAAAATGAAAGCAGGGATCAACGCGAGCCTCTTGTTGGATGTGGTTAAAAGTATACCCGACTTTTTAGACGAAGAATATCTGAAAGACTACCGGTATGAGGAATCGGACATTGTATCAATGGATTCTAGTAGTGCTTATGCCATAGAATTTCATCAGAAAGAGGACGTTACCGATCCATTGTTCAAGGGTGTAATTTATGTTGATGTGAAGAGTCACGCAATCGTTGGAGTCGATTTCGAAGTTAATCCAGATTATATCGATAAAATAACAAATCAGCTGGTAGTTAAAAAAAGTCGAAAAATCAAGGTGATACCTGAAAAAGTTGCGTATTCTGTTCATTACCAAAAGTGGAATGGCAAGTACTACCTTAGCCACCTTAGAGGAGATATTTTCCTGCGTGTGAGAAAGCATCATCGCTTGTTTGCTAGTACATATCACACTTATTTTGAGATGGCAACCATCCAGCGCGATTCCATTAATGTTCAACGATTTCCAAGACAGGATGTAGTTAGGCCTTTTATTGTTTTTAGCGATGCTAACTATACCTACGATCCTAGCTTTTGGGGCGACTACAGCTATATTGAACCGGAGGAAAATCTGAGTCAAGCTCTTTCACGCGTTGCACCTAAAATTGAGATGGTCAACGGAAAGTAG
- a CDS encoding FecR domain-containing protein has translation MKLDENNQQHFEYIGRYLAGEMFDEERQIFEGEIDMFDENKELLAQMKKEWRLMGKYKDSKMVNTDSAWAKLADRFEEDGLLPKHTIIAKQPKRITPMLRWAAAAIVVMAVGTTWIYTSHRLKVSSQLVNLSTGSEPTALIHTLDDGSTVYLASNTSLSFPKEFDTRERKVELNGEAFFEVAHNSRQPFLIETAAATIQVLGTAFNVRSETPSTFELIVERGKVKVTLKDGSSNSFVVSAGERLAAVGSNVSVVKNSNNDYMAWRLQRMQFKDERLQDVVNVLNRNYHSSIVLASSELGNRRLTVTFSNNTLSSITDLICLALQLKSEVKSDTVIISQADGRRIK, from the coding sequence ATGAAGCTAGACGAAAATAACCAGCAGCATTTTGAGTACATAGGTCGCTACCTGGCGGGTGAGATGTTTGATGAAGAGAGGCAAATCTTTGAGGGTGAGATAGACATGTTTGATGAGAATAAAGAACTTTTAGCACAAATGAAAAAGGAGTGGAGATTGATGGGCAAATACAAAGATAGTAAAATGGTAAATACCGATAGTGCTTGGGCAAAGTTGGCCGACAGGTTTGAGGAAGACGGTTTATTGCCTAAGCATACAATAATTGCTAAACAACCTAAACGCATAACTCCAATGTTGAGGTGGGCGGCGGCAGCGATTGTCGTTATGGCTGTTGGAACAACTTGGATATATACTTCCCATAGATTGAAAGTGAGTTCTCAGTTGGTGAATCTTTCAACCGGCTCGGAGCCAACAGCACTTATTCATACACTTGACGATGGTTCCACCGTATACCTTGCCAGCAATACTTCGTTGTCTTTTCCTAAGGAATTTGATACCAGAGAGCGAAAAGTTGAACTCAATGGTGAAGCCTTTTTCGAGGTTGCCCACAACTCTCGGCAACCATTTTTAATTGAAACGGCTGCGGCAACAATTCAAGTTCTTGGAACTGCCTTCAATGTTCGAAGCGAGACTCCGTCAACCTTTGAGCTAATTGTTGAAAGAGGTAAAGTTAAAGTCACTCTCAAGGATGGTTCCAGTAATAGTTTTGTGGTGAGCGCTGGTGAGCGATTAGCAGCCGTAGGTAGCAATGTATCCGTTGTGAAAAACTCAAACAATGATTATATGGCTTGGAGATTGCAACGCATGCAGTTTAAGGATGAGCGGCTACAGGATGTGGTGAACGTGTTGAATCGAAACTACCATTCATCCATTGTATTGGCTTCGAGCGAACTGGGCAATCGGCGACTTACCGTTACCTTTTCCAACAACACCCTCTCATCCATTACCGATTTAATATGTCTTGCGTTGCAGTTAAAGAGCGAAGTGAAGTCTGATACAGTAATTATTTCACAAGCCGATGGACGAAGGATCAAGTAA